From a region of the Corallococcus coralloides DSM 2259 genome:
- a CDS encoding DUF4178 domain-containing protein — MTQGACPSCGASVEFSAGSAQVVVCGHCQTMVARVGAELEDHGKVARIVETDSPLRLGLEGRVNGTSYQIVGHLQKDHGAGPWDEWYVEMSDGRTGWLSESEGAFHLLSDAGVEEGLELENLHPGDRLRLRNRPLVVEERGHGRVVAAEGQLPSDVDPQADSYYVDATGPRGLFVTLDFGTRDRDPEVFLGQRLELKQLGIPAGEMRPRVRKVQLQQARCTNCNGPLELRAPDQTLRVACPYCGALMSVAQGKLAFLKLLQKPELPAALQLGQKGTLDGTEWICIGYQERSCVVEGTRYPWMEYLLYHPARGFTWLMESNGHWVFLTPLAAGDANVVPQVSAHHGGRRYKAFQSVTAVTDAVVGEFYWKVFQGEKARATEYVAPPYSVNEDATDNEVTYTHGEYLSPETVRDAFKLKEPLPRPRGIAPSQPNLRRESMMRTLRWSAVWLLGLFVLAGVLHARALNARVLDLQVTLPRTATPGTPEAMHFSEPFELQRAGNMRAQIHMSQALNNAWVGVQGDLVNQDTQDVVSFYEEVSYYHGRDSDGSWSEGGQSGSVFLSSLPKGTYVLRTTTSFDPALKLAGPQLGPVVSYQVVLTHDTPNESWFILSLVLLLVIPALSFFFSHGFETERWKESNL; from the coding sequence GTGACGCAGGGGGCGTGTCCGTCGTGTGGCGCGAGCGTGGAGTTCTCCGCCGGGTCGGCGCAGGTCGTGGTGTGCGGCCACTGCCAGACGATGGTGGCCCGCGTGGGCGCGGAGCTGGAGGACCACGGCAAGGTGGCCCGCATCGTGGAGACGGACTCCCCGCTGCGCCTGGGGCTGGAGGGCCGCGTCAACGGCACCTCGTATCAAATCGTCGGGCACCTCCAGAAGGACCACGGCGCCGGCCCCTGGGACGAGTGGTACGTGGAGATGTCCGACGGCCGCACCGGCTGGCTCAGCGAGTCCGAGGGCGCCTTCCACCTGCTCTCCGACGCGGGCGTGGAGGAGGGCCTCGAGCTGGAGAACCTCCACCCCGGCGACCGCCTGCGCCTGCGCAACCGCCCGCTGGTGGTGGAGGAGCGCGGTCACGGGCGCGTCGTCGCCGCGGAGGGCCAGCTCCCCAGCGACGTGGATCCCCAGGCGGACAGCTACTACGTGGACGCCACCGGCCCGCGCGGCCTGTTCGTCACGCTGGACTTCGGCACGCGCGACCGCGACCCGGAGGTGTTCCTGGGGCAGCGGCTGGAGCTCAAGCAGCTGGGCATCCCCGCGGGAGAGATGCGCCCTCGCGTGCGCAAGGTCCAGCTCCAGCAGGCGCGCTGCACCAACTGCAACGGCCCGCTGGAGCTGCGCGCGCCGGACCAGACGCTGCGCGTGGCGTGCCCGTACTGCGGCGCGCTGATGAGCGTGGCGCAGGGCAAGCTGGCCTTCCTCAAGCTGCTCCAGAAGCCGGAGCTGCCGGCGGCCCTCCAGCTGGGACAGAAGGGCACGCTCGACGGCACGGAGTGGATCTGCATCGGCTACCAGGAGCGCTCGTGCGTGGTGGAGGGCACGCGCTACCCGTGGATGGAGTACCTGCTCTACCACCCGGCGCGCGGCTTCACCTGGCTGATGGAGTCCAACGGCCACTGGGTGTTCCTGACGCCCCTGGCCGCCGGTGACGCGAACGTCGTGCCGCAGGTGTCCGCGCACCACGGGGGCCGCCGCTACAAGGCCTTCCAGTCCGTCACCGCCGTCACCGACGCGGTGGTGGGCGAGTTCTACTGGAAGGTCTTCCAGGGCGAGAAGGCGCGCGCCACGGAGTACGTCGCGCCGCCGTACTCGGTGAACGAGGACGCGACCGACAACGAAGTCACGTACACCCACGGCGAGTACCTCTCCCCGGAGACGGTGCGCGACGCGTTCAAGCTGAAGGAGCCGCTGCCCAGGCCCCGCGGCATCGCGCCCAGCCAGCCCAACCTGCGCCGCGAGTCGATGATGCGCACGCTGCGCTGGTCCGCGGTGTGGCTCCTGGGGCTGTTCGTCCTGGCAGGGGTGCTCCACGCGCGCGCGCTCAACGCGCGGGTGCTGGACCTGCAGGTGACGCTGCCCCGGACCGCGACCCCCGGCACCCCCGAGGCCATGCACTTCAGCGAGCCCTTCGAGCTTCAGCGGGCCGGCAACATGCGGGCGCAGATCCACATGTCGCAGGCGCTGAACAACGCCTGGGTGGGCGTGCAGGGCGACCTGGTGAACCAGGACACGCAGGACGTGGTGAGCTTCTACGAAGAGGTGAGCTACTACCACGGGCGCGACAGCGACGGCTCCTGGAGCGAGGGCGGCCAGAGCGGCAGCGTGTTCCTGTCGTCGCTGCCCAAGGGGACGTACGTGCTGCGGACGACCACGTCGTTCGACCCGGCCCTGAAGCTCGCGGGGCCCCAGCTGGGGCCGGTCGTCAGCTACCAGGTGGTGCTCACGCACGACACGCCCAACGAGAGCTGGTTCATCCTCTCGCTGGTGCTGCTGCTGGTGATTCCGGCGCTGTCGTTCTTCTTCTCCCACGGCTTCGAGACCGAGCGGTGGAAGGAAAGCAACCTGTAG
- a CDS encoding DUF350 domain-containing protein, translating into MLLLGVVVTLQGVLASVIYSLIGLVVFVAGFYVIRLILPYDVHKEIEVDQNTALGIVIGSFILGLAIIIAAAISG; encoded by the coding sequence ATGCTGTTGCTCGGAGTGGTGGTCACCCTGCAGGGAGTGCTGGCGAGCGTCATCTATTCGCTCATCGGCCTGGTGGTGTTCGTGGCCGGCTTCTACGTCATCCGCCTCATCCTGCCGTACGACGTGCACAAGGAAATCGAGGTCGACCAGAACACCGCGCTGGGCATCGTCATCGGCTCGTTCATCCTGGGCCTGGCCATCATCATCGCGGCGGCCATCAGCGGCTGA
- a CDS encoding polyamine aminopropyltransferase — protein sequence MNKTLLFLTVLVIATCGLIYELIVGTLASYLLGDSITQFSTVIGGYLFAMGIGSYLSRFVERGVAQRFVEIELAVALFGGLCAPMLFLTFTLTSVFPVVLYGTVLLIGTLVGLEIPLLLRILQDQLKFKDLVSQVLTFDYLGALAASVAFPLLLVPKLGLVRTSLLFGLLNAGVGLWSTWLLAPVLANPVRLRVKAVALCAGLLVCFAMGDRLTTFYEDQLYADDVVHATSSPYQRIIVTRGKRGFSLFLNGNLQFASIDEYRYHESLVHPAMVRARKVEHVLILGGGDGLAAREVLKYPDVKSVTLVDLDPAITGLATNYPELAALNHHAMTHPKMRVINTDAMQFLTEGANAWDVVIVDFPDPNNFALGKLYTTGFYKILKRRLAPGGVAVIQSTSPLFARRSFWCVETTLKAAGFWTQPYHALVPSFGEWGYVLVAQEPAGRHRPLPEGLAFLDEDTLEGLTRFSPDMAKLPAEVNRLNNQVLVHYYEEEWRRWN from the coding sequence TTGAACAAGACGCTGCTCTTCCTCACCGTCCTCGTCATCGCGACGTGCGGGCTCATCTACGAGCTCATCGTCGGGACGCTCGCCAGCTACCTGCTGGGGGACAGCATCACCCAGTTCTCCACTGTCATCGGCGGCTACCTCTTCGCCATGGGCATTGGCAGCTACCTGTCGCGCTTCGTGGAGCGCGGGGTGGCCCAGCGCTTCGTGGAGATAGAGCTGGCCGTGGCCCTGTTCGGCGGGCTGTGCGCGCCGATGCTGTTCCTCACCTTCACGCTCACCAGCGTGTTCCCCGTGGTGCTGTACGGCACCGTGCTGCTCATCGGCACGCTGGTGGGGCTGGAGATTCCCCTCCTGCTGCGCATCCTGCAGGACCAGCTCAAGTTCAAGGACCTGGTCAGCCAGGTGCTGACGTTCGACTACCTGGGCGCGCTCGCGGCCAGCGTGGCCTTCCCGCTCTTGCTGGTGCCGAAGCTGGGACTGGTGCGCACGTCGCTGCTCTTCGGCCTGCTCAACGCGGGCGTGGGGCTGTGGAGCACGTGGCTCCTGGCGCCCGTGCTGGCCAACCCCGTGCGCCTGCGCGTCAAGGCGGTGGCGCTGTGCGCGGGGCTGCTGGTGTGCTTCGCGATGGGGGACCGGCTCACCACGTTCTACGAGGACCAGCTCTACGCGGATGACGTCGTCCACGCCACGAGCTCCCCCTACCAGCGCATCATCGTCACGCGCGGCAAGCGGGGCTTCTCGCTGTTCCTCAACGGCAACCTCCAGTTCGCCAGCATCGACGAGTACCGCTACCACGAGTCCCTGGTGCACCCGGCCATGGTGCGCGCGCGGAAGGTGGAGCACGTGCTCATCCTGGGCGGTGGGGACGGGCTCGCGGCGCGCGAGGTGCTGAAGTACCCGGACGTGAAGTCCGTCACGCTGGTGGACCTGGACCCCGCCATCACCGGGCTCGCTACGAACTACCCGGAGCTGGCGGCGCTCAACCACCACGCCATGACGCACCCGAAGATGCGCGTCATCAACACGGACGCCATGCAGTTCCTGACCGAAGGCGCCAACGCCTGGGACGTCGTCATCGTGGACTTCCCGGACCCCAACAACTTCGCGTTGGGGAAGCTGTACACGACGGGCTTCTACAAGATCCTGAAGAGGCGCCTGGCACCGGGCGGCGTGGCGGTCATCCAGAGCACGAGTCCGCTGTTCGCGCGGCGCTCGTTCTGGTGCGTGGAGACCACGTTGAAGGCGGCGGGCTTCTGGACGCAGCCGTACCACGCGCTGGTGCCGTCCTTCGGTGAATGGGGCTACGTGCTGGTGGCTCAGGAGCCGGCCGGCCGCCACCGCCCGCTGCCGGAGGGGCTGGCGTTCCTGGACGAGGACACGCTGGAGGGGCTCACGCGCTTCTCCCCGGACATGGCAAAGCTGCCGGCGGAGGTGAACCGGCTGAACAACCAGGTGCTGGTGCACTACTACGAAGAAGAGTGGCGCCGGTGGAACTGA
- a CDS encoding FAD-dependent oxidoreductase, with protein MELTRRELVAAFLGASVASACTRQAARAPVPGAIVDRAVDTGHKLRTGPLPRAQTFEPVDVLIVGAGAAGLSAAWRLSAAGVKDLRVVELEAEAGGTSRSGRNAVSAFPWGAHYLPSPLEDTGPVMRLLREMDAVTGVDAEGHPSFAEELLIQEPDERVFFKGHWYEGLYLRAGASPEDLAELERFDARMNAFAAARDAKGRKAFAVPVALSSDDAEWTALDALSMARWMEAEGFRSPRLKWFVDYACRDDYGATSEHVSAWAGVWYFAARQNGKGERSDGFLSWPEGNGRLVKQLASSLGPRQLETQVLVHTVEPGEDGCRVHALDARTGAPRAFHARQVVLACPRFVAAHVVAPWREARPAWMDAFVYSPWVVANLTVSAPPASRGFPLAWDNVFYESRSLGYVVATHQSLRQDARGPTVLTWYLPMAGADVKAERNQALSATYGDWEALVMADLLPAHPGVGALAQRLEVQRWGHAMVRPQPGFLWGEARRAAQQSLGRHLHFAHTDLGGMALFEEANWFGVQAAERALAGMGLKSASWL; from the coding sequence GTGGAACTGACGCGGCGCGAGCTGGTGGCCGCGTTCCTGGGCGCCTCCGTCGCGAGCGCCTGTACGCGGCAGGCCGCTCGCGCGCCGGTGCCGGGCGCCATCGTGGACCGGGCGGTGGATACCGGCCACAAGTTGCGCACAGGGCCGCTGCCGCGCGCGCAGACCTTTGAACCGGTGGACGTGTTGATTGTCGGCGCGGGCGCGGCAGGGCTGTCCGCCGCGTGGCGCCTGTCCGCCGCGGGCGTGAAGGACCTGCGCGTGGTGGAACTGGAGGCGGAGGCCGGGGGCACGTCCCGCTCCGGCCGCAACGCCGTGTCCGCGTTCCCGTGGGGCGCGCACTACCTGCCGTCCCCCCTGGAGGACACAGGGCCGGTGATGCGCCTGCTGCGGGAGATGGACGCCGTCACCGGCGTGGACGCGGAAGGCCACCCGTCGTTCGCGGAGGAGCTGCTCATCCAGGAGCCCGACGAGCGCGTCTTCTTCAAGGGCCACTGGTACGAAGGGCTGTACCTGCGCGCGGGCGCGAGCCCTGAGGACCTGGCGGAGCTGGAGCGCTTCGACGCGCGGATGAACGCCTTCGCCGCCGCGCGCGACGCGAAGGGGCGCAAGGCGTTCGCGGTGCCGGTGGCGCTCTCCAGCGACGACGCGGAGTGGACCGCGCTGGACGCGCTGAGCATGGCGCGGTGGATGGAGGCGGAGGGCTTCCGCTCGCCCCGGCTGAAGTGGTTCGTGGACTACGCGTGCCGCGACGACTACGGCGCCACCTCCGAGCACGTCTCCGCCTGGGCGGGCGTCTGGTACTTCGCCGCGCGGCAGAACGGGAAGGGCGAGCGCAGCGACGGCTTCCTCTCCTGGCCCGAGGGCAACGGCCGGCTGGTGAAGCAGCTGGCGTCGTCGCTGGGCCCTCGCCAGCTGGAGACGCAGGTGCTGGTGCACACGGTGGAGCCGGGAGAGGACGGCTGCCGCGTGCACGCGCTGGATGCGCGCACCGGGGCGCCTCGGGCCTTCCATGCCCGGCAGGTGGTGCTGGCGTGCCCGCGCTTCGTCGCCGCGCACGTGGTGGCACCGTGGCGCGAGGCCCGCCCCGCGTGGATGGACGCCTTCGTCTACAGCCCGTGGGTGGTGGCCAACCTGACGGTGTCCGCGCCGCCGGCGTCGCGAGGCTTCCCGCTGGCCTGGGACAACGTCTTCTACGAGAGCCGGAGCCTGGGCTACGTGGTGGCCACGCACCAGTCGCTGCGCCAGGACGCGCGCGGGCCCACGGTGCTCACCTGGTATCTGCCCATGGCCGGCGCGGACGTGAAGGCGGAGCGCAATCAGGCCCTCTCCGCGACGTACGGGGACTGGGAGGCGCTGGTGATGGCGGATCTGTTGCCGGCGCACCCCGGGGTGGGCGCGCTCGCGCAGCGGCTGGAGGTGCAGCGCTGGGGCCACGCCATGGTACGGCCCCAGCCGGGCTTCCTCTGGGGCGAGGCTCGCCGCGCCGCGCAACAGAGCCTGGGGCGGCACCTGCACTTTGCGCACACGGACCTGGGCGGCATGGCCCTCTTCGAGGAGGCCAACTGGTTCGGCGTGCAGGCCGCGGAGCGGGCCCTGGCGGGAATGGGGCTCAAGAGCGCCAGTTGGTTGTAG
- a CDS encoding threonine aldolase family protein: MKDSRFSRAEFLGLTSLLAGSTLLPGRSHAAPDGGTPSLRTTKSPGLVGVPAANANAAAPKPGPPSPEEMAQLHRACIASLPVTSTSDDGAEYVRIGEWMQRQKLSSDTYGNGDFVQAFEKKIADLLGFEDACFMPTGTMAQLIALRIYADASNVRTVGVHPSSHHVLHEDDAYSVLHQLRTVNLGPWTRPLLAEDVARSPDTLGSVSVELPVRWLGGQLQTWEQLQELKRTCRDKKVKLHMDGARLWESQPFYGRSYADICKGFDSVYVSFYKMIGGIGGAMLVGSRDFIKESRVWRHRHGGNLFHLAPLVASAAMRFDAALAAIPGYVKRAKSLTALIAADSRVTVLPQPVQTNMFHVFLRGSPQAYAKQRDRIAREDRVWVAWGFGQTRVPGVVSTELQVSEGLQNISDADAAKAFLRLLEAA, from the coding sequence ATGAAGGACAGTCGCTTCAGCCGGGCGGAGTTCCTCGGACTCACCAGCCTGCTCGCGGGCTCCACGCTGTTGCCGGGACGGAGTCATGCGGCTCCGGACGGAGGCACGCCGTCCCTGCGCACCACCAAATCGCCGGGGCTCGTGGGCGTTCCCGCGGCGAACGCGAACGCCGCGGCCCCCAAGCCGGGTCCGCCTTCGCCGGAGGAGATGGCCCAGCTGCACCGGGCCTGCATCGCCTCCCTGCCCGTCACCTCCACGTCCGACGACGGCGCGGAGTACGTGCGCATCGGCGAGTGGATGCAGCGCCAGAAGCTGTCCAGCGACACGTACGGCAACGGCGACTTCGTGCAGGCCTTCGAGAAGAAGATCGCGGACCTGCTGGGCTTCGAGGACGCGTGCTTCATGCCCACGGGCACCATGGCGCAGCTCATCGCGCTGCGCATCTACGCGGACGCAAGCAACGTGCGCACGGTGGGCGTGCACCCGTCGTCGCACCACGTGCTGCATGAGGACGACGCCTACTCCGTGCTGCACCAGCTGCGCACGGTGAACCTGGGCCCGTGGACGCGGCCGCTCCTGGCGGAGGACGTGGCGAGGTCCCCCGACACGCTGGGCAGCGTCAGCGTGGAGCTGCCGGTGCGCTGGCTGGGCGGGCAGCTCCAGACGTGGGAGCAGCTCCAGGAGCTCAAGCGCACCTGCCGCGACAAGAAGGTGAAGCTGCACATGGACGGCGCGCGGCTGTGGGAGAGCCAGCCCTTCTATGGCCGCTCCTACGCGGACATCTGCAAGGGCTTCGACTCCGTCTACGTGTCCTTCTACAAGATGATTGGCGGCATCGGCGGCGCGATGCTGGTGGGCAGCCGCGACTTCATCAAGGAGTCGCGCGTGTGGCGCCACCGGCACGGCGGCAACCTGTTCCACCTGGCCCCGCTGGTGGCCTCTGCCGCCATGCGCTTCGACGCGGCGCTGGCCGCCATCCCCGGCTACGTGAAGCGGGCGAAGTCACTCACCGCGCTCATCGCGGCGGACTCGCGCGTCACGGTGCTGCCGCAGCCCGTGCAGACGAACATGTTCCACGTGTTCCTGCGCGGCTCACCGCAGGCCTACGCGAAGCAGCGCGACCGCATCGCGCGCGAGGACCGCGTCTGGGTGGCGTGGGGCTTCGGACAGACGCGCGTGCCCGGCGTCGTGTCCACGGAGCTGCAGGTGAGCGAGGGGCTCCAGAACATCAGCGACGCGGACGCGGCCAAGGCCTTCCTGCGCCTGCTGGAGGCGGCCTGA
- a CDS encoding cupin domain-containing protein has translation MSGMAMMDGMVHTADLEWKPLGPGTSYRLLRVSAETGVWSAILKMEKGAVFAPHKHLGPAEIFILSGSTQDRLGVTRAGDYEFEPLGAEHPSTTALEESLIHFTAHGPIAFHDDKGRIAMLLDSEFFLKAQAQEPQYSIKKAA, from the coding sequence ATGTCCGGAATGGCGATGATGGATGGAATGGTTCACACCGCGGACCTCGAGTGGAAGCCGCTCGGTCCTGGAACCTCCTACCGCCTGCTGCGCGTGAGCGCGGAGACGGGCGTGTGGAGCGCCATCCTGAAGATGGAGAAGGGCGCTGTCTTCGCGCCGCACAAGCACCTGGGCCCGGCGGAGATCTTCATCCTCTCCGGCTCGACGCAGGACCGCCTGGGCGTCACCCGCGCGGGCGACTACGAGTTCGAGCCGCTGGGCGCCGAGCACCCGTCCACCACCGCGCTGGAGGAGTCGCTCATCCACTTCACCGCGCACGGCCCCATCGCGTTCCACGACGACAAGGGCCGCATCGCGATGCTGCTGGACTCGGAGTTCTTCCTGAAGGCGCAGGCGCAGGAGCCGCAGTACAGCATCAAGAAGGCGGCCTGA